One genomic window of Garra rufa chromosome 2, GarRuf1.0, whole genome shotgun sequence includes the following:
- the lgmn gene encoding legumain produces the protein MHSVFADWLLRVRPCGTVCNKASSRSGTGSSGSAYRTIVEMSPQTVAVLGLALSLGLVVSGFPAEQPDNGKHWVVIVAGSNGWYNYRHQADVCHAYQIVHKNGIPDEQIVVMMYDDLAQSSDNPTPGVIINRPNGSDVYKGVLKDYIGDDVTPQNFLAVLKGDAASVKGGSGKVLKSGPNDHVFVYFTDHGAPGLLAFPNDDLHVDDLMETIKYMHENHKYKKMVLYVEACESGSMMKPLPVDINVYATTAANPDESSYACYYDEARDTYLGDWYSVNWMEDSDAEDLGKETLGKQFKIVKAKTNTSHVMQYGNKTLSHMKVIAFQGNSKGLDKAPEPVSLPVITEHDLMSSPDVPLAILKRKLQKTNDINAVVGYMKEIHEHLQVRELLGNTMRKIVEHVVQDKGEVQDYLNGREELTQYECYKTAVKHYKKHCFNWHQQEYEYALRHLYALVNLCQGGYQAQRITAAMDDVCFFRQ, from the exons ATGCATTCCGTTTTCGCTGATTGGCTCCTACGCGTGCGTCCTTGTGGCACTGTTTGTAATAAAGCGTCGAGTCGATCCGGTACAGGCAGCTCCGGCAGCGCGTACAGAACG ATTGTGGAGATGAGCCCACAGACCGTAGCAGTTTTAGGTCTTGCCCTGAGTCTAGGGCTGGTGGTGAGTGGTTTCCCTGCCGAGCAGCCAGACAATGGGAAGCACTGGGTTGTCATCGTGGCCGGATCGAATGGCTGGTACAATTACAGACACCAG gCCGATGTGTGCCATGCGTACCAGATTGTCCATAAGAACGGGATTCCTGATGAACAGATTGTGGTGATGATGTATGATGATCTTGCTCAGAGCTCTGA CAACCCTACTCCAGGAGTGATCATAAACAGACCCAATGGATCAGATGTTTACAAAGGAGTGCTGAAGGACTACATCGGTGAC GATGTGACTCCTCAGAACTTCCTGGCGGTGTTGAAAGGTGATGCTGCCAGTGTGAAAGGTGGCTCTGGAAAAGTGCTGAAAAG TGGTCCAAACGATCATGTGTTTGTGTATTTCACTGATCATGGAGCCCCAGGTCTGCTGGCCTTCCCTAATGATGAT CTTCATGTAGATGACCTGATGGAAACCATCAAGTACATGCACGAAAACCACAAATACAAGAAG ATGGTGTTATATGTTGAGGCCTGCGAATCTGGCTCTATGATGAAGCCTCTGCCAGTTGACATTAATG TCTATGCCACCACCGCTGCCAACCCTGATGAGTCCTCATATGCTTGCTACTATGATGAGGCCAGAGACACCTACCTTGGAGACTGGTACAGCGTCAACTGGATGGAAGACTCTGATGCC GAGGATCTAGGCAAAGAGACTTTGGGCAAACAGTTCAAGATCGTAAAGGCCAAAACCAACACTAGCCATGTGATGCAGTATGGAAACAAG acGTTGTCCCACATGAAGGTGATTGCGTTCCAGGGTAATTCGAAAGGTCTTGATAAAGCGCCCGAGCCTGTGTCGTTGCCTGTGATTACTGAACATGACCTCATGAGCAGCCCTGATGTGCCTCTTGCAATCTTGAAGAGAAAACTCCAAAAGACCAATGACATTAATGCTGTTGTCGGTTACATGAAAGAAATCCATGAACATCTACAG GTGCGGGAGCTGCTTGGCAACACCATGCGTAAAATCGTTGAGCATGTGGTGCAGGACAAAGGGGAAGTGCAAGATTATCTGAATGGACGTGAAGAGCTCACACAGTATGAATGTTACAAAACTGCCGTCAAGCACTACAAGAAACACTGCTTCAACTGGCACCAGCAGGAG TATGAATACGCTCTGAGACACCTTTATGCTTTAGTCAACCTGTGCCAGGGAGGATACCAGGCTCAGAG AATCACAGCAGCCATGGACGATGTGTGTTTCTTCAGACAGTAG